A region from the Brettanomyces bruxellensis chromosome 4, complete sequence genome encodes:
- the RPL12A gene encoding 60S ribosomal protein L12A (BUSCO:EOG092651LN), which translates to MPPKFDPNEIKYLYMRAVGGEVGASASLAPKIGPLGLSPKRIGDQIAKATKDFKGIKVTVQLKIQNRQAEVSVVPSASSLIISALKEPPRDRKKDKNIQHSGNLTLDQIFEIAKTMSEKSFGKTLASVSKEILGTCQSIGCTVDGKPPHDVIEAIDAGEVDGKF; encoded by the coding sequence ATGCCTCCAAAGTTCGATCCAAATGAAATCAAGTACCTTTACATGAGAGCCGTTGGTGGTGAAGTCGGTGCTTCAGCTTCTTTGGCCCCAAAGATCGGTCCTCTTGGTTTATCTCCAAAGAGAATTGGTGACCAGATTGCTAAGGCTACCAAGGATTTCAAGGGAATTAAGGTCACTGTTCAGCTGAAGATTCAGAACAGACAGGCTGAGGTTTCTGTTGTTccatctgcttcatctCTTATCATCAGTGCCCTTAAGGAGCCACCAAGagacagaaagaaagacaaGAACATCCAGCACTCTGGTAACTTGACTTTGGACCAAATCTTTGAGATTGCTAAGACCATGAGCGAGAAGTCCTTCGGTAAGACGTTGGCTTCTGTCTCCAAGGAGATCTTGGGAACTTGCCAGTCTATTGGATGTACCGTTGATGGAAAGCCTCCACATGATGTCATTGAGGCTATCGATGCCGGTGAAGTTGATGGTAAGTTTTAA
- the ATP5 gene encoding ATP synthase F0 subcomplex subunit OSCP atp5 (BUSCO:EOG09264KDO) — translation MVARQFVRCLATAVKSVKPPVELFGLDGTYASALYTAAAKNNSLDKSFASMSKLSETINKDPKVMRILSNPSLSAGSRKEVVSVLSQQLSLDPMVSNLLTVLAENNRLEIFKEVSKKFALLNDAHNGVVEARIVSAKALDERVLAKLDRAISHSKFVQNGQHLKIKNEVDPSILGGLIVEVGDRSVDLSVQTKVIKLNRAISENI, via the coding sequence ATGGTTGCACGTCAATTTGTTAGATGCTTGGCCACTGCGGTCAAATCAGTGAAGCCACCTGTTGAGTTGTTTGGCCTTGATGGCACATACGCATCAGCATTATATACAGCGGCAGCCAAAAACAACAGCCTTGACAAGTCATTTGCTTCAATGTCTAAGCTTTCAGAAACTATCAACAAAGATCCTAAGGTGATGCGGATTCTTTCGAACCCATCATTGTCTGCCGGCTCCAGAAAAGAGGTTGTTTCCGTGTTGTCCCAGCAACTTAGCTTGGATCCAATGGTTTCTAACCTTTTGACTGTTTTGGCCGAGAACAACCGtttggaaattttcaaGGAGGTGTCTAAGAAATTCGCTCTTTTGAACGATGCCCATAACGGTGTCGTTGAAGCCAGAATTGTCAGTGCAAAGGCCTTGGATGAGAGAGTTCTTGCTAAATTGGATAGAGCCATCAGCCACTCAAAGTTCGTCCAGAATGGTCAGCACTTGAAGATTAAAAACGAGGTTGACCCATCAATTTTGGGAGGTTTGATTGTGGAGGTTGGAGATAGGTCGGTGGATCTTTCTGTGCAGACCAAGGTCATCAAATTGAACAGAGCTATTTCAGAAAACATCTAa
- a CDS encoding uncharacterized protein (BUSCO:EOG09261IFQ): protein MQEELEKGIISLDINDTASDIDITDTFQEVIGEIDYGTVVKSQQFKLLHGTHALEVMNPKLDTSLLPTIQFDLCSVNSMEKVNSIIVGIFDALCAWLDNNSLSVSVFSCAYIERLLVNYRQCGVSGLDFHTHSGNKQEHEKQENSISDILQSNDESIILKDAILRTFCVSILQFVKFVIKMGLAGVIYEEEDLNTQTMNMNIIQEVDLDRSVLELSRVMTWVQTHTTEKNPKSADFQFCYDSLKLVNCMLEIPKVLNLNLQPYSNIKNEKSNSSSKLHEIRKNVTECLSIIKKLSSLTSYVEGLPEIQGCFSTNVQKHLDNCSPPKPVVLLKFDDTMQNLDRLITDSLAVLRLVDVEDSVQMVEYLSYLMNKRESTDDEDDILGMHVVARSVLQLFLIRDDESIFGSKNYNISSLLTDFMTKIATQNAKIFDINKKEVQVAMGELLSNIKFPFYNFLTCVSQNPARQRQICGREIILWDRFQVDAENLELKFNNLFPDNFDGASFPIMPIASFIYYSKLKKMIQLVLKNVELHLYKDLSELNIGYWGVSYLIDYLLQHLNRLIDLVKLRQKQVNILYASLGKARGKKKEELMKLYKKKSAPVPDLIRTQKYLEYEVSKFSILRGIIEVKLVELQILNYFGYLKLPRMCKVPEQMLFEIQFKPIQSVGVPEMPSFDDYQKTLNRFNDAFKEVLRQNDFGYFKKLITVKAHNLNDYFHSIEKQLKELGFPSFLSDIISSDIKNLRRASIYAELSINKLIRILGDNSENHKNLNISIERLHQNPYFPNIQVELMKQTSDAHKTN, encoded by the coding sequence ATGCAAGAGGAATTGGAAAAGGGAATAATCTCTCTGGATATTAACGATACTGCCTCAGACATCGACATAACAGATACGTTTCAGGAGGTCATCGGAGAAATAGATTATGGTACCGTGGTGAAATCGCAGCAGTTTAAACTTCTTCATGGTACACATGCTTTGGAAGTAATGAATCCCAAGCTTGACACATCTTTGCTACCTACAATTCAGTTTGATTTATGTTCTGTGAATTCAATGGAAAAAGTCAACTCCATCATTGTCGGGATTTTTGACGCATTATGTGCATGGCTGGACAACAATTCCCTTAGTGTATCGGTATTTAGTTGTGCATACATAGAGAGACTTTTAGTGAATTACAGACAGTGTGGTGTAAGCGGGTTAGACTTTCACACACATAGTGGGAACAAACAAGAGCAcgaaaagcaggaaaattCAATTTCAGATATACTACAGTCTAATGATGAATCTATAATACTGAAGGATGCAATTCTTCGAACATTTTGTGTTTCAATTCTTCAGTTTGTGAAGTTCGTGATTAAGATGGGACTTGCTGGTGTCATTtacgaagaagaagatcttAATACACAAACAATGAACATGAACATAATTCAGGAAGTGGATTTGGATCGCTCAGTTTTGGAACTATCTCGTGTTATGACATGGGTTCAAACCCATACGACTGAGAAAAATCCAAAGAGTGCTGATTTTCAGTTTTGTTACGACTCCCTTAAGCTGGTTAATTGCATGCTAGAAATTCCAAAGGttttgaacctaaatttGCAGCCGTATTCGAACATTAAGAATGAGAAGTCAAACTCAAGTTCAAAGCTTCAtgaaatcagaaagaaTGTAACCGAATGTCTTTCTATAATTAAAAAACTATCAAGCCTTACTTCTTATGTGGAAGGTCTACCGGAGATACAAGGCTGCTTCAGTACTAATGTTCAGAAACACTTAGATAATTGCAGCCCTCCAAAGCCAGTTgttcttttgaaatttgatGATACGATGCAAAATTTGGACAGACTAATTACAGACTCACTAGCAGTTTTGAGACTGGTCGATGTTGAGGATTCTGTGCAGATGGTCGAATACTTGTCATATCTTATGAATAAAAGGGAATCaacagatgatgaagatgatattcTTGGCATGCATGTGGTTGCCCGTTCAGTCTTGCAACTATTCCTGATTAGGGATGATGAATCCATTTTTGGCAGTAAAAATTATAACATCAGCAGTTTGCTGACAGATTTTATGACAAAGATAGCAACACAAAATGCGAAGATATTTgatataaacaaaaaggaagtCCAGGTTGCAATGGGCGAACTTTTGTCCAACATCAAATTCCCGTTTTATAATTTCTTGACATGTGTTTCACAGAACCCTGCAAGGCAAAGGCAGATTTGTGGAAGGGAGATCATACTTTGGGACAGGTTTCAAGTGGATGCTGAAAACTTGGAGTTGAAATTTAATAACCTGTTCCCTGATAATTTTGATGGTGCATCTTTCCCAATAATGCCGATTGCATCCTTTATATACTATtcgaagttgaagaaaatgatcCAGCTGGTACTCAAAAACGTTGAATTGCATCTCTACAAAGATTTAAGCGAGCTCAATATTGGCTACTGGGGTGTTTCTTATTTGATAGATTATCTCCTTCAGCATTTGAACAGACTTATAGATCTAGTCAAGTTAAGACAGAAGCAAGTGAATATTCTTTATGCGTCACTTGGCAAGGCGAGggggaagaagaaggaagaactTATGAAGTTGTACAAGAAGAAATCTGCACCAGTGCCGGATCTTATTAGGACACAAAAATATCTCGAATATGAGGTGAGTaaattttctattttaaGAGGAATAATCGAAGTTAAGCTCGTGGAACTGCAAATACTTAATTACTTTGGCTATTTGAAACTTCCCAGAATGTGCAAAGTACCAGAGCAAATGCTTTTCGAGATCCAATTTAAACCAATTCAATCTGTTGGCGTTCCAGAGATGCCAAGCTTTGATGATTATCAAAAGACATTGAATAGATTCAATGATGCTTTTAAGGAGGTGTTGCGGCAGAATGACTTCGGATACTTTAAGAAGTTGATCACGGTAAAGGCACATAATTTAAACGATTACTTCCACAGTATTGAAAAACAATTAAAGGAACTAggctttccatcttttctaAGCGATATCATTTCATCTGATATCAAGAATTTGAGACGCGCTTCGATTTATGCCGAACTCTCCATCAACAAGTTGATAAGGATTTTAGGAGACAACTCGGAAAATCACAAGAACTTGAATATATCGATAGAGCGCCTGCATCAAAATCCTTATTTTCCGAATATTCAAGTTGAATTGATGAAGCAGACGTCGGATGCTCATAAAACTAATTGA